A stretch of the Arachis stenosperma cultivar V10309 chromosome 6, arast.V10309.gnm1.PFL2, whole genome shotgun sequence genome encodes the following:
- the LOC130935727 gene encoding translocator protein homolog, with protein MASQELKHRVTHDADTKAGGGTTTTTTRRDKKMAMAKRGLRSLLIAVILPLSLTLFSAYISSSMSRANHHMDHKTPFWFPPSWALHLTLPASGFLMGLSAWMVWAEGGFHRHPVAVVLYVAQLLLTVLWDPLVFGAGASRVGMVLCLGLFGCLYGCMRVFKQVNHVAADLIKPCLAWTAFLSIVNLKLLSA; from the coding sequence ATGGCTTCCCAAGAACTCAAACACCGGGTCACACACGATGCAGACACCAAAGCAGGAGgaggaacaacaacaacaacaaccagaCGGGACAAGAAAATGGCGATGGCCAAACGCGGTCTTAGGTCACTCCTGATTGCCGTTATTCTCCCCTTGTCGCTGACTCTCTTCTCCGCATACATATCGAGCTCCATGTCACGTGCCAACCACCACATGGATCACAAGACTCCCTTCTGGTTCCCGCCCTCGTGGGCCCTACACCTAACTTTACCCGCTTCGGGCTTCCTGATGGGCCTCTCGGCCTGGATGGTTTGGGCCGAAGGAGGATTCCACAGGCACCCCGTAGCTGTGGTGCTCTACGTGGCTCAGCTCCTCTTAACGGTTCTGTGGGACCCGCTTGTGTTCGGTGCAGGTGCTTCGAGGGTGGGCATGGTGCTGTGCCTGGGTCTGTTTGGGTGCCTGTATGGGTGCATGCGTGTGTTTAAGCAGGTCAACCATGTTGCTGCTGATTTGATAAAGCCTTGTTTGGCTTGGACCGCTTTTCTCTCCATTGTAAATCTTAAGCTCCTTTCTGCCTAA